A window of [Clostridium] innocuum genomic DNA:
GGTGAGCGGCTGCAACAATTCAGGTAACAGCACAGCGGCAAAGGAACAACAGGAAACCCTGTTTAATGAACTGAACCGTGCGGCGGAAAAGTGCGTTGAACGCGGTAATCTGCAGATCGACTGGCAGTATGCAGGACAACAGGATTTGAAATGCGATGGCAAAGAGCTGGAGGAAATCAATGTGGGGCCGTCAAGAAACATAACATTATATGATTTTAAGCACCAGCGAAGCATATCCTATTTCTATGCGCTTGAAGATGCCGACCCGCAGGTGGAAGATAAAATCGGTATGGCCTGCAGCTACATCAACGGCTATTATGTAGAACTGAGCTTTGCGGAAGTACAGGGAAAACGAACCTTTCAAAAGGCAGAAAACCGTAGAAATAAACGTAAGGAAGCATTTCCATATACGGAAAATGATTTTGCCATGATTGTCCGGGATGTTGATAAGGACTATTTTCATATCGAAAAGGAAGAAAACGATAAGGAAATTGTCTATACGCTGACAATGTCGGATAAGGATCAGACAAATCAGCGGTATAAACAGGATGCGCAGGAGCGGGGAGAGGATGCAATGCGTATTGATAATTGTACACTGGATACAAATGAAATCATTGATCAGAAGCTCGTATATCATGTAAATACAGACGGTTATCTGAGCTTGGTTGAAGCTTCAACGACATGGCAGATCAATGATGTGAAAAAAGAAGTAAAGTATACCGCTTCCTATGAAACCTTTGATACATTTGATAGCAGTGTATTTGAAGAGGCGATAACATATTAGGACAAAAGCGCTTTATGGTGGCTGATGAAAATGTATAGGCGAATTCTAATTTTATAAAGATAACTGCTTCATGAAAATAAAAACGCTTTGTTTAACTTTCAGCTTTAGTAAATACGGTCATAAAAACAGACGATACAAAGATCGTCTGTTTTTTAGGCCTCTCGTTTTGCTTCCTATATCTGTTGGATTAAAAACCATAGGACGGCCAATTTTATAGAAAGAAAGCATTGCTTTTTTCATTATGGTCAGAGTTTTATTGACAGTGCTCCTGCTTCATGCTTTTTCCATACAGCACACCGATGATTTCCTCAGCTGTAGATGCTTTCTGGATATTCCCGATGAAATCCTCAGAGCTGATGAGGTGATATAGATCCTTCAAAAGCTTTCTCATAGTATCCTTTTGTTCAAAGGAAACAGCTATGAATAATACCACGCTCACCATACCGTCACGCCAAAGAATCGGATCATCCAGCGTAACCAGCACGATGGCGGTCCGGTTGACATACTTATCAGATCCGTGCGGTATTGCGATACCATTTCCGATTTCCGTAGAGGAAACCTTTTCTCTGTTCTTTACGCTGTCGAAAAAGCCATGCTCCACATAACCCTTTTGTAGCAATATACTGTTTGCCTTCTCCAGAATCTCCTCTTTCGTTTTGCATTTTTGATGAACCAGAATCGCATCGGTACTGATTGCCTGCAGCAGATAATGGAAGCGGGATTCTCTGACATCCCGAATAAGCCTTTCATAGGCTTGCGAGATTCTCTGTATATCCAACCTGTCCGCAACAGGAGAAATCACAACAGAGGGGATATCGCTGATATCCAGATCCATGGTGGATATGATGAAATCAAAATGGCGGAGGTACTCTGTTTTTAAATCGTGGATGCTGATAAGCTCAATTACGTCAAAGGTCGGCAGATTGATTTTTATTTGATTTTCTATCAGCATCGCATTCGCCTGTCCGCAGTTATAAACAATAGCTATTTTTTTCGAGAGGTTATGACGCTCCAAAGCAGCCTGAAAGTGAATGAGAATAAATCCTATCTCATCATCGGATAATGTGAAACCAAGCTTTTTCTCCAGAATACTGGAGGCAAGAGAAACGACCGAGAACATGGCGGTATACTGCTGTTTGATTTGCAGAATAAAGGGATGTGTAATCTTGATATTGTTTTTTAATCGGGCGATCATCGGAATGAAGTGCTTCGACAGTCCTGTCTTTAATATATCATCGGATGAGAAATCTGCATTGAATATATCGCCGATTGAGGATATCAGCTCATCGACGGTTTCCTGAATGATAGGGGAATACCCGGCTTTTGCGCTTTGCTCCTCATGATATACACCAGATAGACGGGCATTGACCCATCGGGTGTCAAGGTCATTGATGGTAATGCTTTGGGTATGCACGAGCCATTGTATCATTTCTTCTGTGATTGGATAGGTTTTTAAAACGTGAAGCTCTGTAACCACCGGTCTGACAGGAGCTTCTGTCAGCTCACAGCCCTTTCTGATTCTTTGAATAAAAATGGAATACGATATGAAAATCTGTGCGTAATAATTGGTATCCAGATGGAAACCAAGCTTTTCCTGCGCTATATCAATCATTTTCTTTGCGATTGACTGTGTGTCCTCATCGACATATCTGGATAAGATCTTACGACAGAGGCTGAAATCCATGATTTGATCCTGTTGCGTCAGAGAGCTAAGCTCCTCAAATATAAACTTGCGCTTTGCACTGCGTATACGCTGCTCCTTTGCGGTGATCCTCGTGCCGCTTTTACTGCGGCTCAGCAGAATATCCAGCTGTCCCAGCTCTGCCTCCACCCTTTCCAAATCCTTAACGATGGATGTGGAGCTGACACGGAATTCATCCGACAGCCTTCGTACGGAAATGCTTTCGTCAAACATTAAGAGCTTCTCCATGATTTTCTTTCTTCTGCTTTCACTTGTAAAGGTTTCCTGCATCTCCTGTTGCATGGATTTTTGCAGCTTTACAAGAGCGTTTCTATCACCCTCCATACGGATACCCACCCCGTGCTTTGCCGTGATATCCAATCCGTATTCTCTCATATACCAGCGCAGCTCTGTTATATAATTGGAAATTGTTTTATTTGATACCATGAGCTTCTCTGCGAAATATCCGGTTTTACGATAATCGCTTTCTTCAAGTAAGAGATTCAGAAACTTTGTAAGAGCAGATGCTTTCATATGATTTCTCCTCCTGCTTCATTAAGACAGAAACTTCCTATCTACATCATAAAACGAATTCATAGAAATTGAAATAGCAACTTGCTTCTGTTCAAAGTGGAAAATAAAATACACCTGTGCGTGAGGCAGAAGTGGGGGTGCAGTTAAAACCAGCAAAAGATGAATATCGCACGGATATATCTGCCGTGTGTTTTTCTTTCCACAACTTGTGGAATAGAGTTGGTATTTCAAAAAAAGACCCACACAGATACAATGAGGGCGTAGAAAGGAGTGGTCAAATGTTTGAACAGTCGATTGTGAAGGTGTCCGAAAGAAAATTCCGGACAAAGAAAGAAATCATAGCCTACTTATCACAGCTCGCTGCAGCTGCAGGAAAAATCGATGATATGGACCGCTATATCACAGCAGTGCTGCAGCGTGAGGAAACTGCATCAACTGCGGTGGGGTTCAAAATCGCGATACCACATGGGGAATCAGATGCCGTCACGCAAACCTTTGTTGCGTGTGTTCAGCTGAAGCATCCCGTTGTGTGGGATCATGATGAGGTCGATCTTGTATTTATGATCGGAGTGCCGCTGTCGAGCAGAAACAAAGAGCACCTTCGTATTCTTGCAATGCTGAGCCGTCACTTAATGAAGGAAGACTTCCGCAGAGAATTGCGTGAAGCGAAAACGGATGATGAATTTTATGAAAGGATTAAATTTTTAGAAAACGAAAGATAAGGAGGAAGCGGTTATGAAAATCGTTGCAGTAGCTGCATGTACCATCGGTATTGCACACACTTACATGGCACAGGAGGCCATTGAACAGGAATGTAAAAAACGCGGATATGCATGTAAAGTGGAAACACAGGGCGGTATGGGAATTGAAAATGAATTGGATGAGGATGAAATAGCGGAGGCAGATGCTGTCATCCTTGCCATTGCCATCGGTATTGAGGGAGAAGAACGTTTTGAGGAAAAAGAGGAAGCCGGAAAAATCATTAAAATCGATCCGTCCGTAGTGATCAGAGATCCGGCAGAAATCATCGATCGGGCAGAGAAATTATAACATTAAATAAAGTGAGGAGAGCTTATGTTTAAAACTATAGGAAAAGATTTAGTTAAGGCGTTTAATACCGGAGTATCCTATTTCCTTCCGGCTGTTGTCATCGGCGGTGTGTTCCTTGCATTTGCGCTGGCAACCGGTGAGGCAGGCAGCGACGGCATGAAGATAACAAATTCCTTTATGCAGAATATCAATACCATCGGTTCTGCAGGTATGGCGATGATGATTCCGATGCTGGCAGGGTATATCGCATACTCCCTGGCTGGAAAGCCTGCACTGGCACCCGGTATGATTATCGGTTATATCGCAAACAATCCGGCTGGAGATAACAATGTTTCTACAGGATTTCTGGGGGCGATGATTATGGGGATTCTGGTTGGCTATGTGTGCAAATGGATCAAAAGCTGGAAGGTGGGACCGACGATCAAGTCCATTATGCCGGTTCTGATTATTCCAATCATATCCGCGTTGATTTGCGCTCTGGCGTATCTATATATTCTGGTTGGACCTCTGGGGGCGTTGATGAAGGCTTTGACAGAGATGCTCAGCGGTATGCAGGGGGGCAGCGCAATCCTGCTTGGAATTGTAATCGGATTGATGACAGCATTTGATATGGGTGGTCCCATTAACAAGACGGCATCAGCATTCACAATGGCACTTATGGCTGAGGGGCTGTATGGACCAAACGGCGCATTCCGTGTTGCCGTGGCAATCCCACCGCTCGGATTGGCATTATCCACCTTTATTTCACGTAGAAAATATGATAATGCTGAAAAACAGCTGGGAGTTACCAGCGCCTTTATGGGATTGATCGGAATCACTGAGGGAGCGATACCATTTGCCGTAAAGGATATCAAGCATGTGCTTCCCGCAATTATGGGAGGCAGTGCCGTGGGTGCAGGTCTTGCAATGATGCACGCCATTGAGTGCTATGTACCTCACGGCGGAATGATTGTTGCTGCTGCGACGAATAAGCCGCTGCTGTATACGCTGGATATGGCAATTGGTGTCATTGTGACTGCACTCCTGCTCATGATTCTCAAACCGAATCTTGAGGATAAGGAAAAAAAGAAGGTTGGAACAGCCGCTGATCAGGGCAGTATGCCTGTGAAATAGCTGGTATGCTGCACACAGTCGTGTTGGGTATGGATTATAAAAGGGCTGTATTGTATGAAACCCGTAACATGGAATCCCACAGGCAGTTCACCTTCATCGGGGATGAGAATGCAGAGAATAAATACAGGCGGAAGGAAGATAGCAGCGATATTTATAGGGAATCGAGCGTATATCTGCTCAGGAAAATGGAGCCGCAGGACTGTCATGCACTTGTCTATGCGGATGAGGTAATGCTGGTGAATGACACAGATCAGATAAAGCTGTATGCAGACTATCTTACAGCTGTGTTCAGCATGCGCGCTCAGACGAATTTTGGACAGCCGCTGCAGATTTTATATGAAAAGGAAGCAGAACAAGCCGTACAGTGTTTTCTAAATAAAGTCGTACAGCATTTGTGTCCGTCAGCAGCTTTCTGGTATTACCGGATGGTCACAAGAAAAGGATTGGCGTCATTTTAATAAATAGCCGGCAGGCGGGAAAGGAAGATAGGATCGATATGAATAAATTACCAATAAAAAAAGTCGTAGAAGGACTATTAAAACTGCAGGATACAGGGGAAAGTGCAACGCTTCTTGGCATTGGGCCGATGTCACCGAATCTGTTACAGGCAAGCTTTGAAATTGCAAGAGATTATGATTTTCCGCTCATGTTTATCGCAAGCAGAAATCAGGTTGATGCAGATGAGCTGGGGGGCGGCTATGTCAATGGCTGGAATCAGAAGCGCTTTCGCGAGGATATCCGTAAGATTGCGGATCAGGTAGGCTTTGACGGTCTTTACTACCTCTGCCGAGATCATGGAGGTCCATGGCAGAGAGATAATGAACGTAATGCCCATCTATGTGAAGAAGAAGCTATGAAGCTGGCACGTCAGTCCTATCTTGCGGATATAAAAAACGG
This region includes:
- a CDS encoding PTS sugar transporter subunit IIA; its protein translation is MFEQSIVKVSERKFRTKKEIIAYLSQLAAAAGKIDDMDRYITAVLQREETASTAVGFKIAIPHGESDAVTQTFVACVQLKHPVVWDHDEVDLVFMIGVPLSSRNKEHLRILAMLSRHLMKEDFRRELREAKTDDEFYERIKFLENER
- a CDS encoding BglG family transcription antiterminator, which produces MKASALTKFLNLLLEESDYRKTGYFAEKLMVSNKTISNYITELRWYMREYGLDITAKHGVGIRMEGDRNALVKLQKSMQQEMQETFTSESRRKKIMEKLLMFDESISVRRLSDEFRVSSTSIVKDLERVEAELGQLDILLSRSKSGTRITAKEQRIRSAKRKFIFEELSSLTQQDQIMDFSLCRKILSRYVDEDTQSIAKKMIDIAQEKLGFHLDTNYYAQIFISYSIFIQRIRKGCELTEAPVRPVVTELHVLKTYPITEEMIQWLVHTQSITINDLDTRWVNARLSGVYHEEQSAKAGYSPIIQETVDELISSIGDIFNADFSSDDILKTGLSKHFIPMIARLKNNIKITHPFILQIKQQYTAMFSVVSLASSILEKKLGFTLSDDEIGFILIHFQAALERHNLSKKIAIVYNCGQANAMLIENQIKINLPTFDVIELISIHDLKTEYLRHFDFIISTMDLDISDIPSVVISPVADRLDIQRISQAYERLIRDVRESRFHYLLQAISTDAILVHQKCKTKEEILEKANSILLQKGYVEHGFFDSVKNREKVSSTEIGNGIAIPHGSDKYVNRTAIVLVTLDDPILWRDGMVSVVLFIAVSFEQKDTMRKLLKDLYHLISSEDFIGNIQKASTAEEIIGVLYGKSMKQEHCQ
- a CDS encoding PTS fructose transporter subunit IIBC; the encoded protein is MKIVAVAACTIGIAHTYMAQEAIEQECKKRGYACKVETQGGMGIENELDEDEIAEADAVILAIAIGIEGEERFEEKEEAGKIIKIDPSVVIRDPAEIIDRAEKL
- a CDS encoding PTS fructose transporter subunit IIC, which produces MFKTIGKDLVKAFNTGVSYFLPAVVIGGVFLAFALATGEAGSDGMKITNSFMQNINTIGSAGMAMMIPMLAGYIAYSLAGKPALAPGMIIGYIANNPAGDNNVSTGFLGAMIMGILVGYVCKWIKSWKVGPTIKSIMPVLIIPIISALICALAYLYILVGPLGALMKALTEMLSGMQGGSAILLGIVIGLMTAFDMGGPINKTASAFTMALMAEGLYGPNGAFRVAVAIPPLGLALSTFISRRKYDNAEKQLGVTSAFMGLIGITEGAIPFAVKDIKHVLPAIMGGSAVGAGLAMMHAIECYVPHGGMIVAAATNKPLLYTLDMAIGVIVTALLLMILKPNLEDKEKKKVGTAADQGSMPVK